The Antarcticibacterium flavum genome contains the following window.
TTACCCCAACCAGGGCAGAGGTTAATGACGTGGCAAACTCTGTAATGGATGGTGCAGATGCTGTAATGTTAAGCGGGGAAACCTCTGTTGGGAATTACCCTGTGCAGGTGATCCAGAAGATGACACAGATCATTAAGAGTGTGGAGAATTCACCGTTGATCAAGGTGCCTCATGACCCACCACATATTAGAACAAGGAGATATATTACAAAAGCCGTTTGTTATCACGCTGCTATTATGGCAAATGAGATCAAGGCCAAGGCTATTTGTACCTTGACAAACAGTGGGTATACCGCATTCCAGATATCTGCCTGGAGGCCAGAATCCAATATACTTGTTTTTACATCAAACAGGAGAATTCTTTCCCAGTTGAGTTTATTATGGGGAGTAAGGGCATTTTTCTATGATAAATATGCCAGTACCGATGAGACTATTGAAGACATAAATCAAATCGCACTGGAAAGTAAATATGTGGAGAAGGGAGATTTTGTAATTAATCTTGCAGCTATGCCTATTACAGATAAGGGTATGGTTAATACACTTCGGGTTTCTGAGATCCTTTAAATAGAATTTAATTGAATATTAAAGCCGGAAAATTACTTTTTCCGGCTTTTTCTTATTTAGAATTCAAACTTAAGTTGCACGGCAATCTCATCTTTCTTTTCAGGTTTTTCAGTATTAAGATTGGAAAGGGATATGCCTAATAATCTTACAGAATTCTTCATCTTTTCCTGGTATAGCAGTTCCCGGGCAGTCTCCAGGACAAGGTCCCTGGAAGATATATAGTAAGGCAGGGTCTTGCTGCGGGTATGAAGACTAAAATCACTGTATTTTATCTTTAAAGTGATTGTCTTTCCAGCTACTTTACTTTTTTGTAGCCGGCGTTCAATCTCTTCGGCAATATTAGATAGTCGTTCCAGCATAAAAATCTCAGAGGATATATTCTCATCAAACGTCCTTTCGGCACCAAGGGATTTTCTTATCCTGTTTGGTTTTACCTCACTAAGATGTATTCCCCGTACCACATTATAATAATGAGCTCCGCTCTTTCCAAAATGTTCAGTGAGAAATTCTTCACTCTTCTGCTTTAGGTCAAATCCTTTAAAGATTCCCAGCTGGTACATTTTCTCAGCAGTAACTTTTCCCACCCCATGAAACTTCCTTATTTGCAGATTTTCCAGAAATTCTTCTACTTCTTCGGGGTTGATGGTTTTTTGTCCATTTGGTTTATTGATATCGCTAGCGACCTTGGCAATAAATTTATTTATTGAAATTCCGGCTGAGGCATTTAGCCCTGTTTCCAATTTAATTTTCTCCCGTATTTCGCGCGCAATGAGGGTGGCACTGGGATGGCCTTTTTTATTTTGGGTGACATCAAGATATGCTTCATCCAGGGAAAGTGGCTCCACCAGGTCTGTGTACTCCAGAAATATAGCCCTTATTTTATTCGAGATTTGCCGGTACCTTTCAAAACGTGGTTTAACAAATATTAGGTGAGGACAATTTCTTTTAGCTATAATGCTGCTCATCGCACTGCGCACCCCAAATTCCCTGGCCTCATAACTTGCTGCAGCTACAACCCCGCGTTCCTCACTGCCCCCAACCGCTATGGCTTTTCCACGTAATTCAGGATTGTCCAGCTGCTCTACAGAGGCATAAAATGCATCCATATCAATATGAATGATCTTCCTCAAATAATTTTCTTCTCCCACCCTGTAAATTTAATAAAACTACTATTTAAAGAAATACAGCTTAGTATTTTAGTTATCGCAGGATACTTCGAATATTGCACGTAAAAAACTATCTTTAAACTATAGACGAAGTGGAAGTTAAGCTTTCATGTTCAAAAGGGGCAATTATGAAAACAGCAATCATACTTGGAGCAACAGGCCTTACCGGAGGAATTTTGCTTCAAAAATTACTTGAGGATCCTAATTATTCAAAGGTCAAACTTTTTTCCAGAAGCAGTGTAGCTGTTAAAGATAATAAGATCGAGGAGTACCTGATAGACCTTTTTAAGCTTGAAGACCAAAAACAGCTTTTCACAGGAGATGAAGTATATTGCTGTGTGGGAACTACAAAAGCCAAAACTCCCAATGAGGAAACCTATCGTAAGGTCGATTATGGTATACCGGTTGCTGCCGCAAAGCTGGCTGCTGAAAATAACATCCCTGTTTACACTGTAATTTCTGCCCTGGGTGCCAGCAGCGAAAGCAAGATCTTCTATAACAGGATCAAAGGTGAAATGGAAAAGGACATCCTGGAACAAAAGCTGCCAAATACTTATATCTTTCAGCCTTCCTTGATTGCAGGAGACCGTGTTGAAAGCCGAACAGGGGAGAATATAGCTAAAAAAGTCATGAAGGTTTTAAATCCTCTAATGATTGGTCCATTAAAAAAATACAGATCCATACAACCGGCGATAATAGCAGCAGCAATGATCAAGGTAGCAGGAGAGGGATATACAAAGACTTTTATCCCTTCCAATGAAATAAAAGAAATAGCAGGTAAGGAGGATTAAATATGATAGAGATTGAAAGAAAATTCCTTGTAAAATCCAATACGTACCGGCTAAAGGCTTTTCAGGAAACAAGAATTTCACAGGGTTTCCTCAATACGCATCCGGAACGTACAGTTCGTATAAGGATCATGGGATATGGAGCATTTATCACCATAAAAGGAAAGTCTTCCAGTGATGGCCTCCAAAGGTATGAATGGGAAAAAGAAATAGACGTTACAGATGCTGAGGACCTTCTAAAATTATGTGAACCCGGAATTATCGAAAAACAACGTTACCTGGTGAAACACGGAAAGCATATATTTGAAATAGATGAATTTTCAGGAGAAAATGATGGGCTGGTGGTTGCTGAAGTGGAGTTAAATCACCTTTCCGAAGAAATTGAACCGCCCGCCTGGCTTGGAGAGGAAGTCACGGGACAAACCAAATATTATAATTCTCAATTAATTAAAAATCCATATAGGAACTGGAAATAATGAATTCTTATGAAAAGATATATTCTGTTATCATTACTTGGTCTGGCAGCCTGTAATCAACCGGTCGAAAAAGTGCGGGGAGTTCCTGCACCTGCTGCAGTCGAAGTTCAAAAGCCCTCGATTGATGTACAGGCACAGGAACTACGCGATAAAGGCTATCAAACTTTTATGTACGGGGAGGGAGACTCCACGTATCTTATGCAGCAATATTATATTGTATTTCTTAAAGCAGGTAAAAACAGGTCTCAGGATTCTACAGAAGTTGCAAGGCTTCAAAAGGAACATCTTGCACACTTGAGCAGGATGTATGAGGAAGGATATTCCAGTCTTACCGGGCCCATGGGTGATGATGGAGAACTTCGCGGAATAGTTATTTACAACACTCCTACTCAAGAAGAAGCAGATAGCCTTGCCCGTCTTGACCCTATGGTAAAGGCAGGAAGACTTGAAGTGGAGGTTAAACCCTGGTGGACAGCTAAAGGAGGTAAGTTAAACTAAGTTAATTCCTTTTTAAGCAGCTAAAAGACTATTATCTTAAAATCAAAAAGATATGCAATTTCAAAACAGCAACAGCGAGGCCCGTGGGGTTATTACTGCCAAAGACAGGGATAAAGAAGCGGGAAAGATCAACTATTCAATTAGCGAGGAACAAAAGCTCACTATTGAACATACAGAAGTAGATCCCGATTACCAGGGGCAGGGGGTGGGAAAAAAGCTCGTAGACGAAGCTACCGATTTCGCCAGGAAAAATAATATGAAGATCATACCTAAGTGCCCTTATGCAAGAAAGATTATGGAGCGGGCAGATAAGTATAAGGATGTTCTGGCTTAACAAGGCCTTTTTTATAATCCTTGCCTGTATTGTCGTTTTTCCTGAAGGAAAGTATTGATCCTGTTCACAAGGGGGATACTTATAAAAATACTTGTCAAAGCATCTGTAACCCAATGGGCTCCTGCCCATAATCTTGAAAGTGGTGCGATAGAACCAAAGAGATAAAGGCCAATTTACAAGGCGGGTTGTCTTACCTGTGTAGCTAGTGCATATGCAGTGGTAAAAGACAAAATGGAATGACCAGAGGGAAAAGAGTAATATGAATTTTCCCTGCTTCCAGGTTTAAAGCTAAATTTCCCCTCTTCGCGCAAAGGCCTTGCCCGGCCTGTTATTATTTTAAGGATGGTTTGAAGAAGCCCTGCAGCAAGAGAGGATGTTATTAAAAGCGTCCCGGCTTTTCTAACTTCTTCATTTCTAAAGAAAAATCCATAAAGATAAAATCCTGCATTTATCATATAATGATTTTCAGGACTGCCGTAGTACCAGCCAAAATTCTTCAAGACCACGAGTGCAGTCTCACCCCGCCGCCTGAACCAGTTGCTTATCTCTTCATCGTACCGGTAAAGGGATAATATGGTGAACGCCATTGCAGCGAGAATTAATAGGTCTCTTGCTTTCAATTTGCGGGGACCCAGGTAAACATCCTTTATTCCAAGGAAAATACTTTTTGCATCATAGTTGAGAATTTTGAGGCCGGGTTGGGTTTTTCTATACGATGCCAAGGCCGTTTTCACCAGGAAGCCAGCAGTAAGAATCAAAATCGATTTTTTCAGTAATGGTAAAAAAGCCATTTTCTAAGGTTGAACCTTAAAATTAGGAATTACACCACATTCTTCTTAAAAAGTAGTGTTAACTCCTTCATCCTAAACCCTTATTTACTGCCATCCCCCACCTAGAGCCTGGTATAGCTCCACAACAGCATTTAACCTGTTAAATCGTGCATTTACAAGTTCGAGCTGGGAGTTGAGAGCATTTTCCCTGGCAGTCAGGACTTCGAGGTAATTGGCATAACCATAATTTAACAATTCCTCTGAAAAGGACATAGCCTGGTCGTAAGCATCAAATTCGTTATTCTTGATCTCAATAGTTTCAGTTGCCGCCTGGAAATTATAAAGAGCATCTGAGACCTCCCTGGAAGCTATGAGAAGGGAGCGTTGAAACTCAAGCAAGGCTATTTCCTGCCTTGCCTGTGAGGCTTCAAATTCAGTTCGTATTTGCCTGCGATTAAAAACCGGTTGAGCTATTGAAGCCGCGAGATTTGCAAAAAGCGAATTCACATTGAATAACTCTGCCAAATCCAGACTTTGAAAACCGCCGGCTGCAGTTAAGCTAAGTGAAGGATAAAAATTGCTGCGGGCAACATTTGTTAGTTCAAAGGCATTTCGCAGGTTATATTCTGCAGCAATTACATCTGGTCGGTTTCCCAACAACTCTCCCGGAACACCTGTGTGCAGGGGCGTATTGATCTCCTGTTGATCCAGGTTACTTCTTTCGATACTCCGTGGGGCATCTCCCAGGAGGATAGATAATGTGTTTTCCAATAAACGTAGCTGGTTTTCCAGCTGCACGACAACTGCCTGGGCCGTATACAACTGGGCTTCGGTTTGTTTCACTCCTACCTCTGTCACATTCCCTGCTTCTTTAAGAGCCCGGGTTATCTCGAGGCTATTTTCCCGGTTCCCCACCGTTTCCCGGGTTATTTTTATTTGTTCATCCAGGGCAAGGATCTGGTAATAAGTAGAGGCTATAGCAGCAATAAGCTCTGTCTTTACTGCCTGGTGTGCGGCAACACTTTGAAGGTAGGAGGCCTGGAAAGCCCTATCTGTACTGCGTATCCTTCCCCAAATATCTGCTTCCCAGGATAAATTTCCGGTTGCTTCATATTGGGTAATGGAGCCATCAAAGAGGCGTCCAAACTGGCTGTTCCTGGAGAGGATCTGGTGGTTGACTCCCGCTCCAAGGTTAAAAGTGGGAAAATATCCTGCACGGCCTTGTTTAACATAGGCCTCTGCCGCCTTGATTTGCTGCAGGGCTACCCTTATGTCTATATTATTTTCAAGACCTTCTTCAATATATGCCTGTAATACGGGATCCTGGAATAATTCCTTCCAGGAAACCAGCGCCATACTTAAACTATCTGCAGGCAATTGATCTGTTCTGTACGATTCCCGGACTTCTACCGTAGGCCTGTTATAATCTTTTGCCACAAAACATGATTGAAGCAAAAGAGATACACTAATTAAAAGGAAAAATTTTCTCATAGTTCTCACTCCTCATTTTTTTTTGCTGCAGGCTGTGGCGGCCCACTTACTTTTTCATGCAGGTATTGGAAAAGCATGTAGAGAATTGGAATAATAAATACCCCAATTACTGTCCCTGCCAAAAGTCCTCCAACAGCACCTGTTCCAATAGAACGATTACCCACGGCACCAACCCCACCGGCCAGCACCAAAGGCATTAATCCCAAAATGAAAGCGAAAGAGGTCATCAATATGGGTCGCAGCCTTACTTTTGCTGCATCAATGGCAGAATCTACAATACTCATCCCATCCCTCCTTCGTTGAATTCCAAATTCTACAATAAGGATTGCGTTTTTAGCCAGGAGCCCCAACAGCATTATAAGGGCTATCTGGAAAAAAATATTATTCTGAAGCCCGGTAAGCCAGGTGGTAACGAAGGCTCCCATAATTCCTATGGGAAGTGAAAGCAATACGGCAAAGGGAATTATATAGCTTTCATATTGGGCAGCCAGAAGGAAATAAACAAATAGAATACTTAAAAGGAAAATTGTCACCGCCTGTCCCCCCGCAGATATCTCTTCTCTTGTCAATCCCGAATATGCAATGTCAAAACCTTGCGGAAGTTCTTCTGCCAGCCTGTTCACATCACCAATGGCATCACCAGAACTAAATCCTGGTGCAGCAGATCCTGTGAGTTTTACAGCGTTAAAAAGGTTGAACCTGCTTACAGATTGCGGGCCGTAAACCCTTTCCAACGAAATAAACTGGTTAATGGGTGCCATCTCTCCACCCTCAGTTCTTACATACATCATATCCAGGCTTTGAGGGGTATTGCGATCTTCAGGTAGAGACTGGATGTAGACCCTGTACTGCTTTCCAAAGCGGCTAAAGTCTGCAGCGAATATGCCTCCAATATAGCCTTGCAACACACTTAGTATCTCGTTCACAGAGACTCCGCTCTGTTTTGCTCTGGCAATATCTATATCTATTTGGTATTGGGGGAATTCGGTATTAAAAGGATTATTTGCAAAAGCAATTGAATTTTGTGCTGAAAGAGCTCCGCTGAATTCGGTCGCTACCCGGTCAAGTTCACTAAATTCTCCCCCGGTACGATCCAGCAATTGCACTTCAAAACCTTCAGAAGCCCCAAAACCGGGAATACTTGGAGGCTGGAAGAAATTGATCGTGGCATCTGGTGCAGTACTGGCCGCAATGCGGTTTAACTTTTGAGTAATGACCTCTATTGAAAGGCTGTCTTCCGTACGGTTATCCCAATTATCAAGGGGAATAAACCCCAGGGCATAAGAACCTCCTGCTCCAGAGAAGAAATTCCTGCCGTTGATCATAGAAGCCCCTCTTACGCCGGGGATCTCGATTACTTCTCTATATAACCTTTCCGTCACTTCAGCAGTCCTGTCCAGCGATGCCCCTGCCGGCAATTCGAGGTTCATAAATATGATCCCCCGGTCTTCAGTAGGAACAAATCCCGTTGGGGTATTCCTGGAAGCTAAAAATGTAAGGCCTACAGCGGCAACCAATATTACGGCGCTTATCCATTTGTGCCTGTATAAAAATCCTACAGATCTGGTATATTTTCTGGTTGTTGCCTCAAAACCGGCATTGAAAGCCATATAAAACCGCTGAAGAAAATTTTTCTTCTTTTCACCTTCATTATTATGCGGCTTTAAGAATAATGCACAAAGGGCAGGACTAAGGGTTAATGCGTTTACTGCTGAAATAAGTATGGCTACGATAAGGGTAACCCCAAATTGCTGATAGAATACTCCAGAGGGGCCTGTAAGAAATGTTACAGGAACAAAAACCGCTGCCATTACCAGGGTGATGGAAACTATCGCCCCGGCGATCTCATCCATCGCTGTCACAGTAGCAGCCTTTGCTGATTGCGCTCCTCCTTCAATTTTAGCATACACTGCTTCCACCACTACAATGGCATCATCTACCACGATCCCAATGGCGAGCACCAGGGCAAATAGGGTTAACATATTGATGCTATAACCAAATAGGTTAAGGAAAAAGAAGGTACCAATTATTGACACCGGCACCGCAATAGCGGGAATTAATGTCGCCTTGAAATCCTGAAGGAACAAAAGAACAACAAGGAAAACCAGTACGAAAGCTTCAATAAGGGTTGTCCTTACTTTGGAAATGGAAGCGCTTAGGAAATCATTGGTGTTGTAATTCACATAGTAATCCACACCCACAGGAAAATCCTTTTTTAAATTCTCCAGGGTTTCCTCAATGTCCAGAATGATCTCCTGGGCATTTGATCCCGGGGTTTGGAACACCCCCACGTTAATCCCGGGTAAACCATTTACAAGGATCTTGGAGGTATAGCCCTGGGCATCGAGTTCAACATTGGCCACATCCTTAAGGCGCAGGATGCGTCCATTTTCTTCAGCCCTTAGAATAATGTTCTCATATTCCTCCACGGTTTTGTAACGACCCCTATACCTGAGTACATATTCAAAGCTCTCCCCGCTGTTTTGACCAATAGATCCTGCTGCGGCTTCAAGACTTTGCTCGTTTAAAGCTGCTCTAATATCTGATGGGACAAGGTTATAACTCGCCATCCTTTCGGGCTGTAGCCAAATGCGCATGGCATAAGTCCTTCCCCCAAACGATCTCGCTTCCCCCACACCATTTATACGTTGGAGCTCAGGGATCATATTAATATTCATATAGTTTTCCAAAAAGGTGCCATCATATTCCTCATTGCTGGAATAAATGGAAAAGTACATGAGCGCACTGGTTTGCTGTTTTTGTACCGTAATACCATTTTGGATAACGGCTTGAGGTAAAAGCGCATTGGCCCGGGAAACACGGTTTTGCACATTCACTGCTGCAATATCGGGATCAATATCCTGGTCAAAGAAGACCTGTATGCTCCCATTACCATCATTACTCGCACTGGAAGTGATGTAGGTCATTCCTTCCACCCCGTTTATTTGCTCCTCGATTGGAATTATAACACTCTCCAGTAGGGTTTCTGCATTAGCACCGGGATATCCTACATTAATTTGTACCGTGGGAGGAGCAATATCTGGGTATTGGGTAACCGGAAGGGTTTGCATGCTCAGTAAACCCAGGATCACCAGGATAATTGATATTACTGTAGACAGTACCGGCCGTTCAATGAATATTCTTAACATAGTATTCTATTTAAAAACGGGTTGGATTTGTCCAGCGATGCTATCTAATTCTGTAGGATTTGGAGTGATCCTTTGGCCATCCCTTAATTTGGCAACTCCTTCTGCTACAATCCTGTCCCCTGCATTTATACCAGCTTGCACAATAAGTAGGTCACCAATTTTTTTATTTCCCTGTAGTAAAGTATTACGCACGGTGTCTCCTTCATCCAGCCTGAATGTGTAGATCCTTCCCTGGGCTTCATATGTAGCTTTTGAAGGGATCACCATCACATTTTCATAGGTTCGTGGAATGAGGATTCGACCGGAATTTCCCGTAGCAAGTAGTCCTTCCGGATTTGGGAAGGTAGCTCTAAAATTCACGGTCCCGGTCCCTGCATCTACCTGTGGGTTAATAGTCTTTATTTCTCCCTCATATTTATATTCCCTGTCACCAGCAAGTATGAGTTTTACCGGGGGCATATTATCAAGCTTTTCCTGCCGGGAATTACCCTCTGCCTCTTCCATGAACTCATAATAATCTGCCTCATTCATAGCAAAGAAGGCATAAACTTCTTCTGCCTGGGATACAGTCGTGAGCGGTTGTGCATCTCCCGGGCTTACCAAATTCCCACTTCTAAAATTGATTGCACCTACATAGCCGTCCACGGGACTTTTAATGTTGGCATATCCTATGTTTGCTGTGATGCTGTTGTAATTGCTTTTTGCCTGGGAAAGTTGAGCCTTTGCCGTTTCAAGCTGCACTTCACTAATAATATTCTTTTCAACAAGTGGCACCAGTTTATCAACTTCCACCTGAGCGGCATTAACGGCAGCCCTGGCAGCTTCAGCGTCCTGGGTGAGAGATTCTGTTTCAAGAGTAAAAAGGAGCTGTCCTCGCTTCACCTGTTCCCCCTCATCTACCAGTACCCGGGTTATATATCCCGGAACTTTTGCCCTTACAGCACTGTTAATGGTACCTTCAATATTTGCCGGGAATGAGGAGTAATCTGTCACCGTGCGTACAGGTACTTCTATAACTGGATAGGTTGCGGGTGCCTGGGCCTGCTCCTGGTTCTTGTCCCCGCAGGAAAGAAGTATCATGCCAAGGCATACTATTGAGAATATCTTTTTCATAAAGATAATAACTTGCAGATTTATTAAAGATTTCTTTGGCTAATCTTTTCTTTCAATTTTTGGATTGAGGTGGTAGCTTCATTTAAAAAGGTGAGATAATCCCTTTGGAACTCAAGGTCAAACAAGACCCCCTGTTCTTTTTCGGCCAGCTCATTGTGCTTTTTCTTATATACCAGGACCTTCTCGTGAACATTCTTTTGGGATTCCCACTTAACCAGCATATCATCTAACACGTTAACCATGAGGGAAGGATTGATAGTAAAATACCTTTTCCGGTCACCGGTTTTTGTGAAATATTGTACGCGGTTGGTTGCCTGCAGGTACTCCAAATGAGTTGAAACGGTGCTCTTACTGGTGTTTAGGTCATTTACCAACTCATCAAATGTTATTCCCTGCTTGCCGGTAAGGATGACAGTTGCAAAAATACGGGCCGCCAGGGGAGCGAGATTCTCCTTTTCAAATAGTACCCCCATTTGTTCTATGAGTTCCATTTTTTCCCGCCGAAGTTCGCTTTTAGTCATTTCAAGGTTTTAGGGCTGCAAAACTATCGATTAGTTCGGATTAAACCGAACCATCAAAACCTAATTTATTGTTAAAAAAAATCCCGCTAGATAAAAATAGCGGGAGGTTTTTTATGGTAGAAATGGTTAACTCTTATTCGGCTTTCTCATTTTCAGTATAGATCCCTAATGTAAGTTCCCCATCCCTGTTCATAGCTGCACGATACATCCCGGCTGAATTAAATTCCATAGCGATATTGCCTTTGGCATCGATGGCTATGATCCCGCCTTCTCCTCCAAGTTCTGTAAGCTTATCCTGTATTACTGCGGTAGCTGCTTCCTGTAAACTCATTTTGCGGTATTCCATCATTGCAGAAATATCGTAAGCCACTACCCCGCGAATGAAATACTCTCCCCAGCCTGTGGCAGAGACTGCACAGGTAGCATTATTGGCATAAGTACCGGCACCAATTATTGGCACGTCGCCAATGCGGTTCCATTTTTTATTTGTCATTCCCCCTGTAGAAGTACCTGCTGCGATATTTCCATTCTTATCCAGGGCGACTGCACCAACAGTTCCAAATTTAGAATCTTTGATAAAAGGATCCAAAAGAGCCATTTTTTCTGCATCGTGGTCCAGTTCTGTTTTTTCTGAATCTTTAATCCTTTGCAGGGCATTAAATCGTTTTTCATCAAAAAAGTAAGATGGGTCTACTACCTCAATACCTCTTTCACCGGCAAACTGCTCTGCTCCTTTGCCTGAAAGTAATACGTGGGGTGAATTCTTCATAACCTCAAATGCAAGGTTTATCGGGTTTTTTACTGTGGTTACTCCCGCAATAGCGCCGGCGTTCAAGGTTTCCCCATCCATAATGGCTGCATCGAGCTCATTGGTTTCCTCATTTGTAAAAACAGCTCCTTTCCCTGCATTGAAAAGCGGGGAATCCTCCATAACATTTATAGTTCGCTGGATGGCCTCTATAGAAGAACCCCCATCGGCCAGGATCTGGTGCCCTGTGCGAATGGCTTCCTCCAGCACCTCTTTATAGGCAGCCTCCAGGGAGTCTGTCATATTTTCTTTGAGTATGGTTCCAGCACCACCATGAATAACAATCCCAAAATTGTCACCCTGTATATTATCAGATTGTGGTGGGGCGGCAGTTTCGCCAATTGGTTTTTTTTCTTCTGCTGCCTGGTTGCAGGAAAATGCTACGGTAAGGGATAAAAGGAGTAAGATTTTTTTCATTGTGATATTTGTTGATAAGCAAGGTTTAAAAGTATGAAAATAAATTTTAGCTTTTCAGGCAATTGAGAACTGTTGGGCTAATTGAACCGCGTGAGGGATAGGAGCGTAAAGCCCGGAGCCCTTTTTGCGGGCGAGGACTTGAAGCGTATAGCCCGGTGCCGGGGCACACGCCCAATTCATTTCAACGAAGAACAGCTTTTGTAAGAGATAATGCTTAATTTTAAGAAATAAAAACAATAGCTATGGCGATCAATAAACCTTTCAATCTCAATAAGTGGATAGAACAAAATCGAGATCTTCTAAAGCCACCGGTTGGAAATAAGAATGTCTACAAAGAATCTGAAGATTACATCGTAATGGTGGTAGGAGGCCCAAATGCACGTAAAGACTATCATTACAATGAGACCGAAGAACTATTTTATCAACTGGAGGGTACTATAGAGGTGCATGTGCAGGAAAATGGTGAAAAAAAAACCATGCAGCTGGGACCTGGAGATATGTACCTTCACCCGGGTAAGATCCCTCACTCTCCTGTGCGTCACGAAGGTTCCATTGGTCTTGTCATAGAAAGAAAGAGATTGGGAGAAGAAGGGGAAGACGGCTTGTTATGGTTTTGTGATAATTGTAATAATAAGTTATATGAAGTGTATTTTCCACTTGAAAATATTGAGACAGATTTCCTAAAACATTTTAAGCATTTCTACCAAAGTAAAGAGCTGCGCACCTGTGATAATTGCGGTACCGTAATGGAGGCAGATGAAAGGTTTATGGCTGCTGAAAAAGGCTAGAATTTGATATATGCCTTTCCTTTTAGAAATCGTATTTTAGCAGAAACAAACAAAAAACAGATAAAAACAGACATTTAATGAGTGAAATTGCCGAAAAATTTGGGATTAAGCAGGCACTAAAAGATCTGGGAATAGAAGACGTAAATAATGGTACCTCTACGGGTAAGGATTTCTTTGGGAGTGGAGATATTATAGAGTCATATTCTCCGGTTGATGGTGCTTTAATTGGAAAGGTCAAAGCAACTACCCGCGAGGATTATGAAAAAGTGATGAGTGCTGCTACAGCAGGTTTTAAGACCTGGAGGAAAATGCCATCACCACAGCGGGGTGAAATAATAAGAAAATTTAATGAAGAATTGCGCCGGCTAAAAGAGCCACTTGGAAAACTGGTGTCCTACGAAATGGGAAAAAGCTACCAGGAGGGCCTTGGAGAGGTGCAGGAAATGATAGATATATGTGACTTTGCCGTAGGATTATCCAGGCAATTGCACGGTCTTACAATGCATAGTGAGAGACCGGGGCACAGGATGTATGAGCAGTACCACCCTCTGGGGGTAGTTGGAATTATTTCTGCTTTTAATTTCCCTGTGGCCGTATGGTCATGGAACACGGCGCTTGCCTGGGTTTGTGGTGATGCCTGTGTTTGGAAGGGATCTGAGAAAACCCCTATAACCTCTGTAGCTTGCCAGAAGATCGCAGCACGGGTGTTTAGTGAAAATGGTGTGCCTGAAGGGATCTCCTGTTTGATAACCGGTGATTATACTGTGGGAGAAATGATGACTACAGATGAGCGAATTCCTCTCATCTCTGCCACAGGATCCACGAGAATGGGAAAAATAGTAGCAGCAAAAGTTGGCGAGCGTCTTGGAAAATCCTTATTGGAGCTGGGAGGT
Protein-coding sequences here:
- the dinB gene encoding DNA polymerase IV codes for the protein MGEENYLRKIIHIDMDAFYASVEQLDNPELRGKAIAVGGSEERGVVAAASYEAREFGVRSAMSSIIAKRNCPHLIFVKPRFERYRQISNKIRAIFLEYTDLVEPLSLDEAYLDVTQNKKGHPSATLIAREIREKIKLETGLNASAGISINKFIAKVASDINKPNGQKTINPEEVEEFLENLQIRKFHGVGKVTAEKMYQLGIFKGFDLKQKSEEFLTEHFGKSGAHYYNVVRGIHLSEVKPNRIRKSLGAERTFDENISSEIFMLERLSNIAEEIERRLQKSKVAGKTITLKIKYSDFSLHTRSKTLPYYISSRDLVLETARELLYQEKMKNSVRLLGISLSNLNTEKPEKKDEIAVQLKFEF
- a CDS encoding NAD(P)H-binding protein, coding for MKTAIILGATGLTGGILLQKLLEDPNYSKVKLFSRSSVAVKDNKIEEYLIDLFKLEDQKQLFTGDEVYCCVGTTKAKTPNEETYRKVDYGIPVAAAKLAAENNIPVYTVISALGASSESKIFYNRIKGEMEKDILEQKLPNTYIFQPSLIAGDRVESRTGENIAKKVMKVLNPLMIGPLKKYRSIQPAIIAAAMIKVAGEGYTKTFIPSNEIKEIAGKED
- a CDS encoding CYTH domain-containing protein, with translation MIEIERKFLVKSNTYRLKAFQETRISQGFLNTHPERTVRIRIMGYGAFITIKGKSSSDGLQRYEWEKEIDVTDAEDLLKLCEPGIIEKQRYLVKHGKHIFEIDEFSGENDGLVVAEVELNHLSEEIEPPAWLGEEVTGQTKYYNSQLIKNPYRNWK
- a CDS encoding YciI family protein — protein: MKRYILLSLLGLAACNQPVEKVRGVPAPAAVEVQKPSIDVQAQELRDKGYQTFMYGEGDSTYLMQQYYIVFLKAGKNRSQDSTEVARLQKEHLAHLSRMYEEGYSSLTGPMGDDGELRGIVIYNTPTQEEADSLARLDPMVKAGRLEVEVKPWWTAKGGKLN
- a CDS encoding GNAT family N-acetyltransferase gives rise to the protein MQFQNSNSEARGVITAKDRDKEAGKINYSISEEQKLTIEHTEVDPDYQGQGVGKKLVDEATDFARKNNMKIIPKCPYARKIMERADKYKDVLA
- a CDS encoding phosphatase PAP2 family protein, coding for MILTAGFLVKTALASYRKTQPGLKILNYDAKSIFLGIKDVYLGPRKLKARDLLILAAMAFTILSLYRYDEEISNWFRRRGETALVVLKNFGWYYGSPENHYMINAGFYLYGFFFRNEEVRKAGTLLITSSLAAGLLQTILKIITGRARPLREEGKFSFKPGSRENSYYSFPSGHSILSFTTAYALATQVRQPAL
- a CDS encoding efflux transporter outer membrane subunit, which codes for MRKFFLLISVSLLLQSCFVAKDYNRPTVEVRESYRTDQLPADSLSMALVSWKELFQDPVLQAYIEEGLENNIDIRVALQQIKAAEAYVKQGRAGYFPTFNLGAGVNHQILSRNSQFGRLFDGSITQYEATGNLSWEADIWGRIRSTDRAFQASYLQSVAAHQAVKTELIAAIASTYYQILALDEQIKITRETVGNRENSLEITRALKEAGNVTEVGVKQTEAQLYTAQAVVVQLENQLRLLENTLSILLGDAPRSIERSNLDQQEINTPLHTGVPGELLGNRPDVIAAEYNLRNAFELTNVARSNFYPSLSLTAAGGFQSLDLAELFNVNSLFANLAASIAQPVFNRRQIRTEFEASQARQEIALLEFQRSLLIASREVSDALYNFQAATETIEIKNNEFDAYDQAMSFSEELLNYGYANYLEVLTARENALNSQLELVNARFNRLNAVVELYQALGGGWQ